One window from the genome of Pseudomonas sp. L5B5 encodes:
- a CDS encoding RNA polymerase sigma factor produces the protein MSRSKPDSPSADSVRGFYADILHFLRKRTDNASDAADMTQDVFTQWLDYRDRAQVEQPRAFLFQMARNLLRDHWRRQQVRSRVHQEAHLEESVDSEPLADEQHEPLPAAQRLQRLEQLKEVLSQLSPRRREALMLHRFEGLSQAQIAEHMGISISMVEKHIAFALLHCKQHLQRENGKELPE, from the coding sequence ATGTCTCGCTCCAAGCCCGACTCACCGTCGGCGGACTCAGTTCGCGGGTTCTATGCGGACATCCTGCATTTCCTGCGCAAGCGCACGGACAACGCCAGCGACGCGGCCGACATGACGCAGGACGTATTCACCCAGTGGCTCGACTACCGTGACCGGGCCCAGGTGGAGCAGCCCCGGGCCTTCCTGTTCCAGATGGCCCGCAACCTGTTGCGTGATCACTGGCGTCGCCAGCAGGTGCGCTCCAGGGTGCACCAGGAGGCTCACCTAGAAGAAAGCGTCGACAGCGAACCCCTGGCCGACGAGCAACACGAGCCGCTACCTGCCGCCCAGCGCCTGCAACGGCTGGAACAATTGAAGGAAGTCCTCTCGCAACTCTCGCCGCGCCGCCGCGAAGCCCTTATGCTGCACCGCTTCGAAGGGCTGAGCCAGGCGCAGATTGCCGAGCACATGGGGATTTCCATCAGCATGGTGGAAAAACACATTGCCTTTGCCCTGCTGCACTGCAAGCAGCACCTACAACGAGAAAACGGCAAGGAGCTGCCTGAATGA
- a CDS encoding FecR family protein: protein MTRFPGRHDDVDSEQIDAEAASWFARNRNDPDRASRKAFDAWLAHPAHARAYAEFEELWVDLAQLQQLSRPVPLPQRKTPSWRPALAVAAAVLCAVLAVNLGTSQAPHVQQIAAQEQGARAFKLPDGSTLYVNANTQVKVDFSAQQRDIYLQQGQLYLDVAADKERPLWVHSGVAKVRVVGTAFDVRRGQRQLVVSVAHGQVAFSPDGRPGDLVLLGARQRAIYDLQNGSLQQQTLDSDDVADWRTGRLAFRNRDLASLVDELNLYRRHPVQLASGSLGAYKVSGNLDVNDPDALVKALPALIPVKTVPLANGQLKIEAR from the coding sequence ATGACCCGCTTTCCCGGCCGCCACGACGACGTCGACAGCGAACAGATCGATGCCGAGGCCGCCAGTTGGTTCGCCCGCAATCGCAACGACCCGGACCGCGCCAGCCGCAAGGCCTTCGACGCCTGGCTCGCGCACCCGGCCCACGCACGGGCCTATGCCGAGTTCGAAGAACTGTGGGTCGACCTGGCGCAGTTGCAGCAACTGAGCCGACCCGTTCCCCTGCCACAACGCAAGACACCCTCCTGGCGTCCGGCCCTGGCGGTAGCTGCCGCCGTGCTGTGCGCGGTGCTGGCGGTCAACCTGGGAACGTCCCAGGCGCCCCATGTCCAGCAGATCGCGGCCCAGGAACAGGGGGCACGCGCCTTCAAGCTGCCTGACGGCAGCACCTTGTACGTCAACGCCAACACCCAGGTGAAGGTCGACTTCAGCGCGCAGCAGCGCGATATCTACCTGCAACAGGGCCAGTTGTACCTGGACGTCGCCGCCGACAAGGAGCGGCCGTTGTGGGTGCATAGCGGCGTGGCCAAGGTACGCGTGGTGGGCACCGCCTTCGACGTACGCCGTGGCCAGCGCCAGCTGGTGGTCAGCGTGGCCCACGGCCAGGTGGCCTTCAGCCCGGATGGCCGGCCCGGTGATCTGGTCTTGCTGGGCGCCCGGCAACGGGCCATCTATGACCTGCAAAATGGCTCCCTGCAGCAACAGACCCTGGACAGCGATGACGTGGCCGACTGGCGTACCGGACGCCTGGCCTTTCGCAACCGCGACCTGGCCAGCCTGGTGGACGAGCTGAACCTGTACCGCCGCCATCCGGTGCAATTGGCCAGCGGCTCCCTGGGCGCCTACAAGGTCTCGGGCAACCTGGACGTCAATGATCCGGATGCACTGGTCAAGGCCCTGCCCGCCCTGATCCCGGTGAAAACCGTGCCTCTGGCCAACGGTCAACTGAAGATCGAAGCCCGCTGA
- a CDS encoding TonB-dependent receptor: MFRALLPVPLVRTRPTLLAACLAFSLQAHAGPIHFQLPAQPLAASLSQVAQQAKIQLLFDEQLLRNAKAPALQGDFSPEEAIRQLLQNGQFNLVKVDNTYIVRPAETSQSSGSALQLGAMSVIGNGSVVDSSSVGRSTLNQAEIDRHQATNVVSLIDTLPGVTLGGSLKPGGQTINIWGMGDAEDVPMSVDGATKSGFERYQQGSIFIEPEMVKRIEVEKGPHSPETGNGGFGGTVHMETKDAPDLLQDGRNTGAMVKYGYSSNSHEQAYTSAVYGRTDDGRFDALAYWTKRDGDDMKLASAQPDPDNAYPINPKRLPNTAQDMEGQLFKLNMQLTDEHRLGFTYMRSDSDIWAPFSAKSYPTPPKKSDIDRLGYDDATRRYLARRNTIDTTWITKYQYTPVDNPWIDFEAKYSYSDTEQTDERGPNAFIQPSSGGRKITVGYEDRILALKNTSRFSTGPLEHALTNGIQIRKHTREVDMWMPGKTYGIPKFNNGYYQPGFMPHGKVDNNAFYIQDAISLGDFTLTPSLRYDYVRNRGQKNDAPVYNSPDPVVGHDYSAKTYTGWSPRLSAFWTVNPQLALFADYSKTWRAPVIDEQYEVQAAGSTRSSTSRNLDPERVTALRGGSIHSFSDVLAKDDRVQVRTTVFQNKFKDEIMKNLGIGCPEQLSTGKSISDVCNQPTIGVYRNIGDLTIKGFEVESFYDSTYLFGSLSYSWITGKHEGAYTNPWGPNVWARDIPPRKWVATLGVKIPQWDAQVGWQGQWVRQTDRVPSDIYPGGPASALGDSYWNQYKNDRYNVHGLFANWKPQQAYLKGTEVNFTLDNMFNRDYRPPLSGENASSLGRNAKISVTRFF; this comes from the coding sequence ATGTTTCGCGCGCTCTTGCCTGTTCCGTTAGTCCGTACCCGCCCGACCCTGCTCGCGGCCTGCCTGGCATTCAGCCTGCAGGCCCATGCCGGTCCGATCCACTTCCAGTTGCCAGCACAGCCCCTGGCCGCGTCCCTGAGCCAGGTGGCCCAGCAGGCGAAGATCCAGTTGCTGTTCGACGAACAACTGCTGCGTAACGCCAAGGCTCCAGCCCTGCAAGGCGACTTCAGCCCGGAAGAGGCGATCCGCCAGCTGTTGCAGAACGGCCAGTTCAACCTGGTCAAGGTCGACAATACCTACATCGTGCGTCCAGCAGAAACCAGCCAGAGCAGCGGCTCGGCCTTGCAGCTGGGGGCCATGAGCGTGATCGGCAACGGTTCGGTGGTGGATTCCTCCAGCGTTGGCCGCTCGACCCTGAACCAGGCGGAAATCGACCGCCACCAGGCGACCAACGTCGTCAGCCTGATCGATACCCTGCCCGGCGTGACCTTGGGCGGTTCACTCAAGCCGGGTGGCCAGACCATCAACATCTGGGGCATGGGGGATGCCGAAGACGTACCGATGAGCGTCGATGGCGCCACCAAGAGCGGCTTCGAACGCTACCAGCAGGGTTCGATCTTCATCGAGCCTGAAATGGTCAAGCGCATAGAGGTGGAAAAAGGCCCGCATTCTCCCGAGACCGGCAATGGCGGCTTCGGCGGTACCGTGCACATGGAGACCAAGGATGCCCCGGACCTGTTGCAGGACGGTCGCAACACCGGCGCCATGGTCAAATACGGCTACAGCAGCAACAGCCATGAGCAGGCCTACACTTCGGCGGTCTACGGCCGTACCGACGATGGCCGCTTCGATGCGCTGGCCTACTGGACCAAGCGCGACGGCGATGACATGAAGCTGGCCAGCGCCCAGCCTGACCCGGACAACGCCTACCCGATCAACCCCAAGCGCCTGCCCAATACCGCCCAGGACATGGAAGGCCAGTTGTTCAAGCTCAACATGCAGCTGACCGACGAACATCGCCTGGGTTTTACCTACATGCGCTCGGACAGCGACATCTGGGCCCCCTTCTCGGCCAAGAGCTACCCGACGCCGCCCAAGAAAAGCGACATCGACCGACTCGGCTATGACGATGCCACCCGACGCTACCTGGCCCGGCGCAACACCATCGACACCACCTGGATCACCAAGTACCAGTACACCCCGGTGGACAATCCGTGGATCGATTTCGAAGCCAAGTACTCCTACTCCGACACCGAGCAGACCGATGAGCGCGGGCCGAACGCCTTCATCCAGCCATCCTCGGGCGGACGCAAGATCACCGTGGGCTACGAGGACAGGATCCTCGCGCTGAAAAACACCAGCCGCTTCAGCACCGGGCCGCTGGAGCACGCCCTGACCAACGGCATCCAGATCCGCAAGCACACCCGCGAGGTGGACATGTGGATGCCGGGCAAGACCTACGGCATACCCAAGTTCAACAACGGCTACTACCAACCGGGTTTCATGCCCCACGGCAAGGTCGACAACAACGCGTTCTACATCCAGGACGCCATCTCCCTGGGCGACTTCACCCTGACCCCGTCGCTGCGCTACGACTATGTACGCAACCGCGGGCAGAAGAACGACGCGCCGGTCTACAACAGCCCCGATCCGGTGGTCGGCCACGACTACAGCGCCAAGACCTACACCGGCTGGTCGCCACGCCTGTCGGCGTTCTGGACGGTGAACCCGCAACTGGCGCTGTTCGCCGACTACAGCAAGACCTGGCGCGCCCCGGTGATCGACGAGCAGTACGAAGTCCAGGCCGCCGGTAGCACTCGCTCCTCCACCAGCCGCAACCTGGACCCGGAGCGCGTCACCGCGCTGCGCGGTGGCAGCATTCACAGCTTCTCCGATGTGCTGGCCAAGGACGACCGGGTGCAAGTGCGCACCACGGTGTTCCAGAACAAGTTCAAGGACGAGATCATGAAGAACCTCGGGATCGGCTGTCCCGAGCAATTGAGCACCGGCAAGAGCATCTCAGATGTGTGCAACCAGCCGACCATCGGGGTCTACCGCAACATTGGCGACCTGACCATCAAGGGCTTCGAGGTGGAAAGTTTCTACGACTCGACCTACCTGTTCGGCTCGCTGTCCTACTCGTGGATCACCGGCAAGCATGAAGGTGCCTACACCAACCCCTGGGGCCCGAACGTCTGGGCCCGGGATATCCCGCCACGCAAGTGGGTGGCAACCCTGGGAGTGAAGATCCCGCAGTGGGATGCGCAAGTGGGCTGGCAAGGCCAATGGGTGCGCCAGACCGACCGCGTCCCCAGCGACATCTACCCGGGCGGCCCGGCCAGTGCCCTGGGCGACTCCTACTGGAACCAGTACAAGAACGACCGTTACAACGTGCACGGCCTGTTCGCCAACTGGAAGCCCCAGCAGGCCTACCTCAAGGGCACCGAAGTCAACTTCACCCTGGACAACATGTTCAACCGTGACTATCGCCCACCGCTGAGTGGCGAGAACGCCTCTAGCCTGGGGCGCAACGCCAAGATCAGCGTGACCCGCTTCTTCTGA
- a CDS encoding ABC transporter substrate-binding protein translates to MAATQAVTLRVLGTSVTLLESLRVRAEQDLGIRLVYQVHDVEQAQRIAVMQPDSYDLYDQWFHNVDFVWPAQAIQPIDTRRIALWHEINDLPKRGRLSPDDRLGSGSVPSERLYVQHDGSLGSTVSDRISMLPLTHNADSFAYRPERLPAGFSSANESWGWLLEPAWSGRIALQSDAAIGALDAALAVQGCGLESFKDIGNLSIEEIDRLAAILVRKQREGHFAAFWSDDEEAAQLMLSPRIDIQSLWSPTLMRLHRAGVKYRLAVPKEGYRAWFGGLSLSRHAKGAVLDAAYAYLNWWLSGWPGAVMARQGYYIGNPARTRDHLSSAEWDYWYAGKPAREELPGSDGEPLIDIGETRDGGSYAQRMGHIAVWNSVMDEHNYLVRRWGDFLRAGRVAGRGKG, encoded by the coding sequence ATGGCGGCGACGCAAGCGGTCACCCTGCGGGTGCTGGGCACCTCGGTGACCCTGCTCGAATCCCTGCGGGTGCGCGCCGAGCAGGACCTGGGCATCCGCCTGGTGTATCAGGTGCACGACGTGGAGCAGGCCCAGCGCATCGCGGTGATGCAACCGGACAGCTACGACCTCTATGACCAGTGGTTTCACAACGTCGATTTCGTCTGGCCGGCCCAGGCGATCCAGCCCATCGACACTCGACGCATTGCCCTGTGGCACGAGATCAACGACTTGCCCAAGCGTGGACGACTGTCGCCGGACGACCGCCTGGGCAGCGGCAGCGTGCCCAGCGAACGCCTTTATGTGCAGCACGACGGCAGCCTGGGCAGCACGGTCAGCGACCGCATCAGCATGCTGCCGCTGACCCACAATGCCGACAGTTTCGCCTACCGTCCGGAGCGCCTGCCGGCGGGCTTTTCCAGCGCCAACGAAAGCTGGGGCTGGCTGCTGGAACCGGCCTGGAGCGGGCGCATTGCCTTGCAGAGCGATGCGGCGATCGGGGCCCTGGACGCCGCCCTGGCGGTGCAGGGCTGTGGCCTGGAATCCTTCAAGGACATCGGCAACCTGAGCATCGAGGAGATCGACCGGCTGGCAGCGATCCTGGTGCGCAAGCAGCGTGAAGGGCACTTTGCGGCGTTCTGGTCGGACGATGAAGAGGCCGCGCAACTGATGCTCAGCCCGCGCATCGATATCCAGAGCTTGTGGTCGCCGACGCTGATGCGCCTGCACCGGGCCGGGGTCAAATACCGCCTGGCAGTGCCGAAGGAAGGCTACCGAGCCTGGTTCGGCGGCCTGTCGTTGTCGCGCCATGCCAAGGGCGCGGTGCTGGATGCGGCCTACGCCTATCTCAACTGGTGGTTGTCGGGCTGGCCAGGTGCGGTGATGGCACGCCAGGGCTACTACATCGGCAACCCGGCGCGTACCCGCGATCACCTGAGCAGCGCCGAATGGGATTACTGGTACGCCGGCAAACCGGCCCGGGAAGAGTTGCCGGGCAGCGACGGCGAACCGCTGATCGACATCGGCGAGACCCGCGACGGTGGTTCCTACGCGCAGCGCATGGGGCATATCGCCGTGTGGAACTCGGTGATGGACGAGCACAACTACCTGGTGCGGCGCTGGGGGGATTTCCTGCGGGCGGGGCGGGTCGCGGGCCGGGGCAAAGGCTGA
- a CDS encoding CobW family GTP-binding protein — protein sequence MSMPLNVITGFLGSGKTTLLNRLLQDQSLGDTALLINEFGDIGIDHLLVQEVAPDTVLLPSGCVCCSIRGELKEALLGLLARRSRGEIPAFRRVLLETTGLADPAPILATVNNDPQLRGRVHIGLLVTLVDASHAALQERLHPEWLAQVAAADRLLLSKSDCVDQASQAALREHLQRLNPGAPLLLAQAIQSGDQLLLGEGLRGATAEREVARWQLQRPLAAAAPQHGAAQVCSLEFEQPLDWVGFGVWLSMLLRCHGERILRVKGLLNINASQAPIVIHGVQHCLHAPVHLSRWPCADHRSRLVFILRGLEPGQLRRSFEVFARSFAPVAGECA from the coding sequence ATGAGCATGCCCCTGAACGTCATCACCGGGTTCCTCGGCAGTGGCAAGACCACCTTGCTCAACCGCCTGTTGCAGGACCAGAGCCTGGGGGACACGGCGCTGTTGATCAACGAGTTCGGCGATATCGGCATCGATCATTTGCTGGTGCAGGAGGTGGCGCCGGACACCGTGCTGCTGCCCAGCGGTTGTGTCTGCTGCTCGATTCGCGGCGAGCTGAAGGAGGCGCTGCTGGGGCTCCTGGCGCGACGCAGTCGAGGCGAGATCCCGGCCTTTCGCCGGGTGCTGCTGGAGACCACCGGGCTGGCCGACCCGGCGCCGATCCTGGCGACGGTGAACAACGATCCGCAGTTGCGTGGACGGGTGCACATCGGCCTGCTGGTGACTCTGGTGGACGCCAGTCACGCGGCGTTGCAGGAGCGCCTGCATCCGGAGTGGCTGGCCCAGGTGGCGGCCGCGGATCGCCTGCTGCTGAGCAAGAGCGACTGTGTCGACCAGGCGAGCCAGGCGGCCTTGCGCGAGCATCTGCAGCGGCTCAATCCCGGAGCGCCCCTGTTGCTGGCCCAGGCGATCCAGAGCGGCGATCAGCTGTTGCTGGGGGAGGGCCTGCGCGGCGCGACGGCAGAGCGGGAAGTGGCGCGCTGGCAGTTGCAGCGGCCACTGGCAGCCGCTGCGCCGCAGCATGGCGCGGCGCAAGTGTGCAGCCTGGAGTTCGAGCAACCGCTGGACTGGGTGGGCTTCGGGGTCTGGTTGTCGATGCTGCTAAGATGCCACGGCGAACGAATTCTGCGGGTGAAAGGATTGCTCAATATCAACGCCAGCCAGGCTCCCATCGTCATCCATGGCGTGCAGCATTGCCTGCACGCTCCCGTGCATCTGTCCCGTTGGCCCTGTGCCGACCATCGCTCGCGGCTGGTGTTTATCCTGCGCGGGCTGGAGCCCGGACAACTACGTCGCTCCTTCGAAGTGTTCGCCCGCAGCTTCGCCCCGGTCGCCGGGGAGTGCGCCTGA
- a CDS encoding SDR family NAD(P)-dependent oxidoreductase, with protein sequence MQHLHNRRAVITGAGSGIGAAIARAYAAAGARLLLADRDPERLAESAQACRELGAEVFECVADVGSVEGAQAGVDACVEYFGGIDILVNNAGMLTQARCVDLSIEMWNDMLRIDLTSVFVACQRALPHMLAQRWGRIINVASQLGIKGGAELTHYAAAKAGVIGFTKSLALEVAMDNVLVNAIAPGPIETPLVSGISSAWKTAKAAELPLGRFGLADEVAPTAVLLASEPGGNLFVGQTLGPNSGDVMP encoded by the coding sequence ATGCAACACTTGCACAACCGCCGCGCGGTGATCACCGGCGCCGGCAGCGGCATCGGCGCCGCAATCGCCCGCGCCTATGCAGCGGCCGGCGCACGCCTGCTGCTGGCTGACCGTGACCCGGAGCGCCTGGCCGAGAGTGCCCAGGCCTGCCGCGAACTGGGGGCCGAGGTCTTCGAATGCGTGGCCGACGTCGGCAGCGTCGAAGGGGCCCAGGCCGGAGTCGATGCCTGTGTCGAGTATTTCGGCGGCATCGATATCCTGGTGAACAATGCCGGCATGCTGACCCAGGCGCGCTGCGTCGACCTCTCCATCGAGATGTGGAACGACATGCTGCGGATCGATCTCACCAGCGTCTTCGTCGCCTGCCAGCGGGCCTTGCCCCACATGTTGGCGCAGCGCTGGGGGCGGATCATCAACGTCGCCTCGCAACTGGGGATCAAGGGCGGCGCCGAGCTGACCCACTACGCCGCGGCCAAGGCCGGGGTCATCGGCTTCACCAAGTCCCTGGCCCTGGAAGTGGCCATGGACAATGTGCTGGTCAACGCCATCGCCCCGGGGCCGATCGAGACGCCGCTGGTGTCTGGCATCAGCAGCGCCTGGAAAACCGCCAAGGCCGCCGAGCTGCCCCTGGGGCGCTTCGGCCTGGCCGATGAAGTGGCGCCCACCGCGGTGCTGCTGGCCAGCGAGCCGGGGGGTAACCTGTTCGTCGGCCAGACCCTGGGTCCGAACTCCGGGGATGTCATGCCATGA
- a CDS encoding SDR family NAD(P)-dependent oxidoreductase, whose amino-acid sequence MTQKVAVITGAASGIGQALAVAYARGGVAVVGGYFPADPHDPQATRDLVAEAGGHCMMLPLDVTDSASVDALAEQAVAHFGRLDYAVANAGLLRRAPLLDMTDAAWNAMLDVDLTGVMRTFRAAVRHMGEGGALVAISSIAGGVYGWQDHAHYAAAKAGVPGLCRSLAVELAARGIRCNAVIPGLIETPQSLDSQNSLGPEGLAKAARAIPLGRVGWADEVASLVRFLTSDESSYLTGQSIVIDGGLTVRWPD is encoded by the coding sequence ATGACTCAAAAAGTCGCCGTGATCACCGGTGCCGCCAGTGGCATCGGCCAGGCCCTGGCCGTGGCCTATGCACGGGGCGGTGTGGCGGTGGTGGGCGGGTATTTCCCCGCCGACCCCCATGACCCGCAAGCCACCCGCGACCTCGTGGCCGAGGCGGGCGGGCACTGCATGATGCTGCCCCTGGACGTTACCGACAGCGCCTCGGTGGACGCCCTGGCCGAGCAGGCCGTGGCGCACTTTGGCCGCCTCGACTACGCCGTGGCCAATGCCGGCCTGCTGCGTCGCGCACCCTTGCTGGACATGACCGACGCGGCCTGGAACGCCATGCTCGATGTGGACCTGACCGGGGTCATGCGTACCTTCCGCGCGGCAGTGAGGCACATGGGCGAGGGCGGTGCGCTGGTGGCGATTTCCTCGATTGCCGGTGGCGTCTACGGCTGGCAGGACCACGCTCACTACGCCGCGGCCAAGGCCGGGGTGCCGGGGTTGTGCCGTTCGCTGGCGGTGGAACTGGCGGCCAGGGGCATTCGCTGCAACGCGGTGATCCCGGGGTTGATCGAGACCCCGCAGTCGCTGGACAGCCAGAACTCCCTGGGCCCGGAAGGCTTGGCCAAGGCGGCCCGGGCCATTCCCCTCGGGCGGGTCGGATGGGCCGATGAAGTGGCGTCCCTGGTGCGTTTTCTCACCAGTGACGAGTCCAGCTACCTGACCGGGCAAAGCATCGTCATCGATGGCGGCCTGACGGTGCGCTGGCCGGATTGA
- a CDS encoding MFS transporter: MSIYNKLDLTGWKPQQLTPAQVRFATWIAFFAWVFAVYDFILFGTLLPEIGRHFGWGEVEQAEIATWVAVGTAVVALAIGPLVDKLGRRMGIIFTVSGSAICSALTAIGGAWGKSPLILIRSLGGLGYAEETVNATYLSELYAASDDPQLAKRRGFIYSLVQGGWPVGALIAAGLTAVLLPIIGWQGCFIFAAIPAIVIAVMARKLKESPQFQIHQRISQLRKSGSVSEAQAVALTYGVDYDEHSKAGLAAAFRGPARRATLVIGAAILLNWAAIQVFSVLGTSVIVSVHHISFENSLIILVLSNLVGYCGYLSHGWMGDKIGRRNVIGLGWMLGGLSFAGMLYGPSNMPMVVGLYSLGLFFLIGPYSAALFFISESFPTSIRATGGAIIHAMGPIGAVVAGFGATQVLSAGGDWQTSALYFGALPCFLSGALMFAARHVRPESVQ; the protein is encoded by the coding sequence ATGTCTATCTATAACAAGCTCGACCTGACTGGCTGGAAACCCCAGCAGCTGACCCCGGCCCAAGTGCGCTTCGCCACCTGGATCGCCTTCTTCGCCTGGGTCTTCGCGGTGTATGACTTCATTCTGTTTGGCACTCTGTTGCCGGAGATCGGCCGGCACTTCGGCTGGGGTGAGGTCGAGCAGGCCGAGATCGCCACCTGGGTGGCGGTGGGCACTGCCGTGGTGGCCCTGGCCATCGGGCCGCTGGTGGACAAGCTGGGCCGGCGCATGGGCATCATTTTCACCGTCAGCGGCTCGGCCATCTGCTCGGCGCTGACCGCCATCGGCGGCGCCTGGGGCAAGTCGCCGCTGATCCTGATCCGATCCCTGGGCGGCCTGGGCTATGCCGAGGAAACCGTGAACGCCACCTACCTCAGCGAGTTGTACGCGGCCTCCGATGATCCGCAACTGGCCAAGCGCCGGGGCTTCATCTACAGCCTGGTGCAGGGCGGCTGGCCGGTGGGGGCGCTGATCGCCGCCGGATTGACCGCGGTACTGCTGCCGATCATCGGCTGGCAAGGCTGCTTCATCTTCGCCGCGATCCCGGCCATCGTCATTGCGGTGATGGCCCGCAAGCTCAAGGAGAGCCCGCAGTTCCAGATCCACCAGCGCATCAGCCAGCTGCGCAAGAGCGGTTCGGTGAGCGAGGCCCAGGCGGTGGCGCTGACCTACGGGGTGGACTACGACGAGCACAGCAAGGCCGGCCTGGCCGCGGCCTTCCGTGGCCCGGCGCGGCGCGCGACCCTGGTGATCGGCGCGGCGATCCTGCTCAACTGGGCGGCGATCCAGGTGTTCAGCGTGCTCGGTACGTCGGTGATCGTCAGCGTGCATCACATCTCCTTCGAGAACTCGCTGATCATCCTGGTGCTGTCCAACCTAGTGGGTTATTGCGGCTACCTGAGCCACGGCTGGATGGGCGACAAGATCGGTCGGCGCAATGTCATCGGCCTGGGCTGGATGCTTGGCGGCCTGTCGTTCGCCGGCATGCTCTACGGCCCGAGCAACATGCCGATGGTGGTGGGCCTCTACAGTCTGGGGCTGTTCTTCCTGATCGGCCCGTACTCGGCCGCGCTGTTCTTCATCAGTGAAAGCTTCCCCACCAGCATCCGTGCCACTGGCGGCGCAATCATCCATGCCATGGGCCCGATCGGCGCGGTGGTGGCGGGTTTCGGCGCCACCCAGGTGCTGTCCGCCGGTGGCGACTGGCAGACCTCGGCGCTGTATTTCGGCGCGCTGCCTTGTTTCCTCTCCGGTGCGCTGATGTTCGCCGCACGCCATGTGCGTCCTGAATCCGTTCAATAA
- a CDS encoding polysaccharide deacetylase family protein, with amino-acid sequence MAKEILCAFGVDVDAVAGWLGSYGGEDSPDDISRGLFAGEVGAPRLLKLFERYGLRTTWFIPGHSMETFPEQMKAVAAAGHEIGVHGYSHENPIAMTPEQEEIVLDKSIELITRVTGKRPTGYVAPWWEFSKVTNELLLKKGIKYDHSLMHNDFHPYYVRVGDSWTKIDYSQHPDTWMKPLVRGQETDLVEIPANWYLDDLPPMMFIKKAPNSHGFVNPRHLEEMWRDQFDWVYREHEHAVFTMTIHPDVSGRPQVLLMLERLIEHIQSHAGVRFVTFDEIADDFIRRHPRNR; translated from the coding sequence ATGGCTAAAGAAATTCTCTGTGCATTTGGTGTCGATGTGGACGCGGTGGCCGGCTGGCTCGGCTCCTACGGCGGTGAAGACTCGCCGGACGACATCTCTCGTGGCCTGTTCGCCGGGGAGGTCGGCGCGCCACGTCTGCTCAAGTTGTTCGAGCGCTATGGCCTGCGCACCACCTGGTTCATTCCCGGGCACTCCATGGAGACCTTTCCCGAGCAGATGAAGGCGGTTGCCGCGGCCGGCCACGAGATCGGCGTGCACGGCTACAGCCACGAGAACCCCATCGCCATGACCCCGGAACAGGAAGAGATCGTCCTCGATAAATCCATCGAGCTGATTACCCGGGTCACCGGCAAGCGCCCCACCGGCTACGTGGCGCCCTGGTGGGAGTTCAGCAAGGTGACCAACGAGCTGCTGCTGAAAAAGGGCATCAAGTACGACCACAGCCTGATGCACAACGACTTTCATCCCTACTACGTGCGGGTCGGCGACAGCTGGACCAAGATCGACTACAGCCAGCACCCCGACACCTGGATGAAACCCCTGGTACGGGGCCAGGAAACTGACCTGGTGGAGATCCCGGCCAACTGGTACCTGGACGACCTGCCGCCGATGATGTTCATCAAGAAGGCGCCCAACAGCCACGGTTTCGTCAATCCGCGGCACCTGGAAGAAATGTGGCGCGACCAGTTCGACTGGGTCTATCGCGAGCATGAGCACGCGGTGTTCACCATGACTATCCACCCCGACGTCTCCGGCCGGCCGCAAGTGCTGTTGATGCTCGAACGCCTGATCGAACACATCCAGAGCCATGCCGGCGTGCGCTTCGTCACCTTCGACGAGATCGCCGACGACTTTATCCGCCGCCACCCGCGCAACCGCTGA